In one window of Fictibacillus phosphorivorans DNA:
- the pcrA gene encoding DNA helicase PcrA: protein MHQMIEKLLSGLNPEQKAAVKHTDGPLLLMAGAGSGKTRVLTHRIAYLMMEKEVAPWNILAITFTNKAAREMKERVARITGPVAEEIWISTFHSMCVRILRRDIDRIGINRNFTILDATDQLSVVKAVLKDLNYDPKKYEPRGILSAISSLKNELKTAADFAKVANGHFEGVVQEVYEGYEKRLRKNQALDFDDLIMTTIQLFAKVPEVLEFYQRKFQYIHVDEYQDTNRAQYMLVKMLADRFRNLCVVGDSDQSIYGWRGADIANILSFEKDYNDAEVILLEQNYRSTKKILQAANKVIENNMNRKPKNLWTDNTDGASITYYQGDDEQGESYYVTGKIREAVSSGKRSYNDIAILYRTNAQSRVIEEVLIKSNIPYNIVGGTKFYDRKEIKDILAYLRLISNPDDDISLQRIVNVPKRGIGASSMDKVAQYATNNDLSMYQALQEVEQIGLSARATNSLREFSEFVTNWTRQQEFLSVTELTEEVLTKTGYRDALKAEKTIEAQSRLENIDEFISVTQDFEKKQDDKSLIAFLTDLALVADIDKLDEDAADDKPKESVVLMTLHSAKGLEFPMVFLMGLEEGVFPHSRALFEENEMEEERRLAYVGITRAEEELFLTNARMRTLYGRTTTNPESRFIAEIPEDLIETEVKEKPSVPWGSSARSGGGATPSFMAPKKKMVTPVYQSSGGEKLEWRVGDKVKHRKWETGTVVSMRGSGDSMELDIAFPQPVGVKRLLAKFAPIEKA from the coding sequence ATGCATCAAATGATTGAAAAACTATTATCAGGACTGAATCCTGAGCAGAAAGCAGCAGTAAAACATACAGACGGGCCGTTGTTATTGATGGCTGGTGCGGGAAGCGGTAAGACGAGGGTGTTAACTCATCGTATCGCTTATTTAATGATGGAAAAAGAAGTTGCACCTTGGAATATCCTAGCGATCACGTTTACAAATAAAGCAGCACGAGAGATGAAGGAAAGGGTCGCAAGAATTACAGGACCAGTAGCAGAAGAGATCTGGATTTCTACGTTCCACTCCATGTGCGTACGAATTTTACGCCGTGATATCGATCGAATCGGAATTAACCGTAACTTTACGATTTTAGATGCGACAGATCAATTGTCTGTTGTAAAAGCTGTATTGAAAGATCTGAACTACGATCCTAAAAAATATGAACCTCGCGGAATTTTAAGCGCGATCTCGTCTTTAAAGAACGAATTAAAAACAGCAGCAGATTTTGCGAAGGTGGCGAACGGGCACTTTGAAGGTGTTGTTCAAGAAGTTTATGAAGGCTATGAAAAGCGTCTTCGCAAGAATCAGGCGTTAGATTTTGATGATTTGATAATGACGACGATCCAGCTTTTTGCAAAAGTACCTGAAGTGCTAGAGTTCTATCAACGCAAGTTTCAATATATTCATGTGGATGAGTACCAAGATACGAACAGAGCGCAATATATGCTCGTTAAAATGTTAGCGGATCGATTCCGTAACCTTTGTGTGGTAGGAGACTCAGATCAGTCGATCTATGGCTGGCGTGGCGCAGATATCGCAAACATTCTATCGTTTGAAAAGGACTATAACGATGCTGAAGTTATCCTTTTAGAGCAAAACTATCGTTCTACGAAAAAGATTCTTCAAGCAGCTAATAAAGTGATCGAAAACAACATGAACCGTAAGCCAAAGAATCTTTGGACAGATAATACGGATGGCGCTAGCATCACGTACTACCAAGGTGACGATGAACAAGGAGAGAGCTATTACGTAACAGGTAAGATTCGTGAAGCTGTATCATCGGGTAAACGTTCGTATAATGACATCGCAATCCTGTATCGTACAAATGCGCAATCACGTGTTATTGAGGAAGTTTTGATCAAATCGAACATTCCGTACAATATCGTGGGCGGCACGAAGTTCTATGACAGAAAAGAGATCAAGGACATCTTAGCGTATCTTCGTCTTATTTCGAATCCAGATGATGATATCTCGCTTCAGCGTATCGTGAATGTTCCGAAGCGCGGAATCGGTGCGTCTTCTATGGATAAAGTCGCACAGTATGCAACAAACAATGATCTCTCTATGTATCAAGCGCTTCAAGAAGTAGAGCAGATTGGTCTTAGCGCACGTGCAACAAACTCTTTAAGAGAGTTCTCTGAGTTTGTTACAAACTGGACGCGTCAGCAGGAATTTCTTTCTGTGACCGAATTAACGGAAGAAGTGCTGACTAAGACAGGCTATCGTGATGCATTGAAAGCTGAGAAAACGATTGAAGCACAAAGCCGTCTAGAGAATATTGATGAGTTTATTTCAGTTACGCAAGACTTTGAAAAGAAACAAGATGATAAATCATTGATCGCGTTCTTAACTGATCTAGCACTTGTTGCAGATATTGATAAGCTCGATGAAGATGCAGCAGATGACAAGCCGAAAGAATCTGTTGTTCTGATGACGCTTCACTCTGCAAAAGGTCTAGAGTTTCCGATGGTCTTCTTGATGGGTCTTGAAGAAGGGGTATTCCCACATAGCCGTGCTCTTTTTGAAGAGAATGAGATGGAAGAGGAACGTCGACTGGCATACGTTGGAATCACCCGTGCAGAAGAAGAGTTATTCTTAACGAATGCTAGAATGCGTACCCTTTATGGACGTACGACGACAAATCCAGAATCTCGTTTTATCGCTGAGATTCCAGAAGATCTTATCGAGACAGAAGTAAAAGAAAAACCATCTGTTCCGTGGGGATCAAGTGCTCGTTCAGGTGGAGGAGCTACGCCATCGTTCATGGCACCGAAAAAGAAAATGGTTACACCTGTCTATCAATCTTCTGGTGGGGAGAAACTGGAATGGAGAGTAGGCGACAAAGTCAAACACCGTAAATGGGAAACAGGAACCGTTGTAAGCATGCGTGGTTCAGGAGATTCAATGGAACTCGACATCGCGTTTCCACAGCCTGTAGGTGTGAAAAGACTGCTTGCTAAATTTGCCCCGATTGAAAAAGCGTAA